One genomic window of Cupriavidus sp. P-10 includes the following:
- a CDS encoding efflux RND transporter periplasmic adaptor subunit, whose amino-acid sequence MNDDITRLDAGFSAGRASCKKGKSVWVGSIAVVSVVMAGSALTLYVGGPTKVQAAPAKAPVVSVSAPLQRDIETRIGFLGQFSPVKTVELRAQVGGALKQINFKDGDIVREGDLLFVIDPEPYEIALSKAQARLESATARLELAGRELTRAETLKNADAGTQQNVEQRLAEQRAAQAAVNDAKAQIRDARFDLERTRVKAPFTGRIGTHQVSAGNIIAGSRAANGPTTLLATIVSTDPIYLNFDMSEADYIKFQQQRAKEKGPLANKIEISLNGDSTYDRHGTLDFIDNTLDRSSGTIHARATIRNPDLNLTPGGFARIRLAVSIPEPALLVPDASVLADQSEHIVLTVGKDNIVTPKKVEIGDIRGGLRVVRSGLATTHQVVLDGVPLATPGSKIAPQPGSIKLAEQD is encoded by the coding sequence ATGAATGACGACATCACTCGGCTCGACGCCGGATTCAGCGCGGGCCGGGCTTCCTGCAAGAAGGGAAAATCTGTATGGGTTGGCTCCATCGCCGTGGTTTCGGTTGTCATGGCAGGCAGCGCGTTGACGCTTTACGTGGGAGGTCCAACCAAGGTCCAGGCCGCTCCGGCCAAGGCACCTGTTGTGTCGGTCAGTGCTCCACTTCAACGAGACATCGAGACACGCATCGGCTTTCTCGGCCAATTCTCGCCAGTCAAAACCGTGGAGCTACGCGCACAAGTTGGCGGCGCCTTGAAGCAAATAAATTTCAAGGACGGCGATATCGTCCGTGAGGGCGACCTTTTGTTCGTGATCGACCCGGAGCCGTATGAAATCGCACTTAGCAAAGCACAAGCTCGACTCGAAAGTGCGACGGCTCGGCTCGAACTGGCCGGCCGGGAACTGACGCGCGCCGAAACGCTGAAGAACGCCGACGCAGGTACGCAGCAAAACGTTGAGCAGCGTCTGGCTGAACAGCGTGCTGCCCAGGCGGCCGTGAACGACGCGAAGGCACAGATCCGGGACGCACGTTTCGACCTCGAGCGCACGCGTGTCAAGGCGCCGTTCACTGGCCGGATTGGTACGCACCAGGTTTCTGCAGGCAACATCATCGCCGGCAGCCGCGCAGCCAACGGTCCGACCACTTTGCTCGCCACCATCGTGTCGACAGACCCGATCTACCTGAATTTCGACATGAGCGAGGCTGACTACATCAAGTTCCAGCAGCAGCGCGCCAAGGAAAAGGGACCACTTGCCAACAAGATTGAGATCTCTCTCAACGGCGACTCGACGTACGACCGGCACGGCACACTGGATTTCATCGACAACACCCTTGATCGCTCCAGCGGCACGATCCACGCGCGTGCCACGATCCGCAATCCTGATCTGAATCTGACCCCGGGCGGGTTCGCACGCATTCGGCTGGCTGTATCCATCCCCGAACCGGCTCTGCTGGTGCCGGATGCTTCCGTCCTCGCGGATCAATCGGAACACATCGTCCTCACGGTGGGCAAGGACAACATCGTGACCCCGAAGAAAGTTGAGATCGGAGACATTCGCGGCGGGCTGCGCGTGGTGCGCTCAGGCCTGGCTACCACCCACCAGGTCGTCCTCGACGGTGTACCGCTTGCGACGCCGGGTTCGAAGATCGCGCCACAGCCGGGCTCCATCAAGCTCGCCGAACAGGACTGA
- a CDS encoding alpha/beta fold hydrolase: MSTIAYRHADVDGFNVFYREAGHAGAPKLLLLHGFPSSSHMFRDLIPRLADRFHIVAPDLPGFGLSDMPSRDTFAYTFDNLANVIDRFTEVIGFDRFAVYVFDYGAPTGFRLAVRHPERITAIISQNGNAYEEGLSGGWNPIRAYWHDPTLENREALRTLLAKQTTIWQYTHGVSDAAAVSPDGYSLDDYYLSRPGADEIQLDLFGDYQSNVALYPAFQQYFRHHKPPFLAVWGKNDPFFLPAGAEAFKRDIPTAKVRFFDTGHFALETHAADIAAAISDFLVG, from the coding sequence ATGTCCACGATCGCTTATCGCCATGCTGACGTCGACGGATTCAACGTGTTCTATCGGGAAGCCGGCCACGCGGGCGCGCCCAAACTGCTGCTTCTGCATGGATTTCCGAGTTCGAGCCACATGTTCCGGGACCTGATCCCCCGGCTGGCCGATCGTTTCCATATCGTCGCGCCGGATCTGCCGGGATTTGGTCTCTCAGACATGCCGAGCCGCGATACCTTCGCCTACACGTTTGACAACCTCGCGAACGTGATCGACCGCTTTACGGAAGTGATCGGGTTCGACCGCTTCGCGGTGTATGTCTTCGACTACGGCGCGCCAACGGGATTTCGGCTTGCGGTCAGGCATCCGGAGCGGATCACCGCGATCATTTCGCAGAACGGAAACGCCTATGAAGAGGGATTGAGTGGTGGCTGGAACCCGATCCGGGCCTATTGGCACGATCCCACGCTCGAGAACCGGGAGGCGCTTCGCACGCTGCTGGCGAAGCAGACCACCATATGGCAGTACACCCACGGCGTCAGCGATGCGGCGGCGGTATCCCCGGACGGATACTCGCTCGACGACTACTATCTGAGCCGCCCCGGCGCGGACGAAATCCAGCTTGACCTGTTCGGCGACTACCAGAGCAACGTCGCGCTGTATCCCGCCTTCCAGCAGTATTTCCGCCACCACAAGCCTCCCTTTCTTGCTGTCTGGGGCAAGAACGATCCGTTCTTCCTGCCCGCAGGAGCCGAGGCCTTCAAGCGCGACATCCCCACCGCGAAGGTCCGCTTCTTCGATACTGGCCACTTCGCGCTGGAGACGCATGCCGCGGATATCGCAGCGGCAATTTCCGATTTCCTGGTCGGATGA
- a CDS encoding efflux transporter outer membrane subunit, which produces MTRIPSKLSKTAVGTLLLNALLAGCAVGPDYTSPPTNDMTPFHSTAAAANKAAPAPSLEKWWHGFNDPMLVNIVQRALGQNLDLAASIARVQQARAVASSADAQVLPTVDFDAAAGYTHQSLRGPLGSVASGSPGFRRNTPFYTVGPAASWEIDLFGGLRRGAAAAEYEAIAAEADHAGTRVMVAADVADAYFQIRGYQARLAIAGKQIETDERLLRLVRDRYDAGAAQGREVAQADALLKHALASVPPLRIGLEQQLNRLDVLMGVQPGTYAQELGAVSDIPAVPGVPADAVPQEVLRRRPDIIAAERRLAASSERIGVAISDYYPKISLSGALGFDSLNAGQLFTSTAFTATGGGALRWRLFDFGKVDAEVAQARGANAEALALYRKAVLRAAEDVENAFTTLTQTGIHVAQLRDEVQALVKSRDLSEQAYRAGSITLTDVLVADRQLLTARDEVDANRANAARAAVGVFRALGGGWEPAPTNGT; this is translated from the coding sequence ATGACCCGCATTCCGTCGAAGCTGTCCAAGACAGCCGTAGGCACCCTGTTGTTGAACGCACTGCTGGCAGGCTGCGCCGTCGGCCCCGACTACACATCGCCGCCAACAAACGATATGACGCCGTTCCACAGCACGGCCGCCGCAGCGAATAAAGCAGCGCCGGCGCCATCGCTGGAGAAATGGTGGCACGGGTTTAACGACCCGATGCTTGTCAATATCGTCCAGCGTGCACTTGGCCAGAATCTGGATCTGGCGGCATCGATAGCTCGTGTACAGCAGGCTCGTGCAGTAGCGAGTAGCGCAGACGCGCAGGTTCTTCCGACCGTGGATTTCGACGCCGCGGCAGGCTATACCCATCAAAGCCTGCGTGGCCCACTCGGCTCTGTCGCGTCGGGAAGTCCGGGTTTCAGGCGGAACACACCTTTCTACACGGTTGGTCCTGCTGCAAGCTGGGAAATTGATCTGTTCGGTGGGCTGCGGCGTGGCGCGGCAGCCGCCGAATATGAAGCAATCGCAGCGGAAGCTGATCATGCGGGCACTCGTGTGATGGTCGCGGCCGACGTAGCTGACGCCTACTTCCAGATCCGTGGCTACCAGGCGAGACTGGCAATCGCCGGAAAGCAGATTGAGACGGATGAACGTCTGCTACGTCTGGTACGCGACCGCTACGATGCTGGCGCGGCACAGGGACGGGAGGTTGCGCAGGCTGATGCGCTGCTGAAGCATGCGTTGGCCTCTGTTCCTCCGTTGCGCATCGGCTTGGAGCAGCAACTCAATCGACTCGATGTCCTGATGGGGGTACAGCCTGGCACATATGCACAAGAGCTTGGTGCGGTAAGCGATATTCCGGCAGTCCCTGGAGTGCCTGCGGATGCTGTGCCACAGGAGGTGTTGCGCCGTCGTCCCGACATCATTGCTGCGGAGCGCCGTCTGGCTGCATCGAGCGAGCGCATCGGCGTGGCGATCTCCGACTACTACCCCAAGATTTCGCTGTCTGGCGCTCTTGGATTCGACAGTCTTAACGCTGGGCAGCTTTTCACTTCCACCGCCTTCACTGCCACCGGTGGCGGCGCGTTGCGCTGGAGACTGTTCGATTTCGGCAAGGTGGACGCAGAGGTAGCTCAGGCACGCGGCGCCAATGCCGAGGCGCTGGCGCTCTATCGCAAGGCTGTACTTCGCGCTGCCGAGGATGTGGAGAACGCATTCACCACCCTGACTCAGACCGGGATTCATGTGGCCCAGCTTAGGGATGAGGTTCAAGCGCTTGTCAAGTCCCGTGACCTGTCGGAGCAAGCGTATCGCGCCGGTTCCATCACGTTGACAGATGTTCTGGTCGCCGATCGCCAACTATTGACCGCACGCGATGAGGTTGATGCAAATCGCGCCAATGCTGCGAGAGCCGCCGTCGGCGTGTTTCGTGCACTCGGTGGTGGATGGGAGCCCGCGCCGACGAATGGAACGTAA
- a CDS encoding TauD/TfdA dioxygenase family protein, giving the protein MRVEQLTASIGAELVGVKLSDAIHDDGLFNEIRDALLRHKVLFLRDQDMSRAEHVAFAECFGKLEDHPVAGSHPEHPGLVQIYKQPDQPMDRYENAWHTDATWREAPPMGCVLRCVETPPVGGDTMWANMVLAYENLPGHVKAQIAGLKARHSIEASFGAAMQIEKRLTLKAQYPDPEHPVVRIHPETGERILFVNAFTTHFTNFHTPAYVRYGLDYNPGAADLLRYLVSQAFIPEYQVRWRWKANSMAIWDNRSTQHYAVMDYAPCHRKMERAGIIGDKPFGIGDKPFGIGDKPFGIGEGDVKRHTAQPAQA; this is encoded by the coding sequence ATGCGCGTAGAACAACTGACCGCCAGCATCGGCGCCGAACTCGTTGGCGTGAAACTCTCCGATGCCATTCATGACGACGGCTTGTTCAATGAGATCCGCGACGCATTGCTGCGGCACAAGGTCCTGTTCCTGCGAGACCAGGATATGTCCCGCGCCGAGCATGTCGCGTTTGCCGAGTGCTTTGGCAAGCTCGAAGATCATCCCGTTGCTGGCAGCCATCCGGAGCATCCGGGTCTGGTCCAGATCTACAAGCAGCCGGACCAGCCGATGGACCGCTACGAGAACGCCTGGCATACCGATGCCACGTGGCGCGAGGCACCTCCGATGGGTTGTGTCCTTCGCTGTGTGGAGACGCCTCCGGTCGGCGGCGACACGATGTGGGCGAACATGGTTCTCGCCTACGAGAACCTGCCGGGGCACGTCAAGGCGCAAATTGCCGGCCTGAAAGCACGGCACAGCATCGAGGCAAGTTTCGGCGCGGCCATGCAAATCGAGAAGCGCCTGACGCTGAAGGCGCAGTATCCGGATCCCGAGCATCCGGTGGTACGAATTCATCCGGAAACCGGCGAGCGGATCCTCTTCGTCAATGCCTTTACCACGCACTTCACCAACTTCCATACGCCTGCATACGTGCGCTATGGCCTGGATTACAACCCGGGTGCGGCCGACCTGCTGCGTTACCTGGTGAGCCAGGCCTTCATTCCCGAATACCAGGTGCGCTGGCGCTGGAAGGCCAACAGCATGGCAATCTGGGACAACCGAAGCACCCAGCACTACGCGGTAATGGACTACGCGCCATGCCATCGCAAGATGGAGCGCGCCGGCATTATCGGCGACAAGCCATTCGGCATCGGAGACAAGCCGTTCGGTATCGGCGACAAGCCGTTCGGCATCGGCGAAGGCGATGTCAAGCGACATACCGCACAGCCGGCCCAGGCCTGA
- a CDS encoding efflux RND transporter permease subunit — MKLAHFFIDHPRFAAVLNIFVVLFGLAAMTTLPVAQYPDIVPPTIQITTAYPGASGETIARTVATPLEQAINGVENMSYISSQSTGNGLLTITVIFKLGTDPNTALMLTRNRVQDTLSRLPQEVQLQGVQVKKTIQALLLGVLVYSPDGSRSAEYLSNYMLRVRDEIARVPGVADFWVLGERRYAMRIWIDPDKAAAYNISASEIMAALRAQNAQVSAGALNAPPVANSAAYQVNVEALGRLTKPEEFGDVIIKADNKGRVTRIRDVGRVELGSVDYGSKAYTDRHVSAPWWVIATPDANVVEVQRAVWDKMTELKKDFPPGVDYMRTYDPTNFVTYSIEEVILTIFIAIVLVVGVVYVFLQSWRATIIPVIAIPISLLGTFTVLAAFGMSVNNLSLFGFVLAVGIVVDDAIVVVENVERNMSLGMTPREAARRTMTEVSTALLAIALTLCAVFVPTAFLSGISGLFFKQFAITIAASTAISCFVSLTLSPALCAVMLKPHEHTHAKAHGIGAFIRQGFGKFNAGFEWLSDRYGRMTARLARAGMIVALAYVSLIGLTGLQMSRMSTGFIPDQDIGYLAVIVNLPPGSSLERTHKVVREVNEIALKTPGVSHTSATAGFDVTTSTVAPNVGTVFTSLPSLYGEHIKGVTAASMVQRLQERLSVIKDAYVIVVQPPAVQGLGAAGGFKLMLQDRDGLGPQALAKAANTLVAAANKDKSFGGVFTLYNAGSPSIYADIDRLKAEKIGLTTTDISSTLQLYLGSQYVNDFNYLGRTYQVLAQGDEAFRKTPGDIARLKVRNANGEMVPIGSVATFRDMTSPYRVPRHNLFPAAEVMGVAAPGVASGTAIKRMEELAREVLPPGIGFEWTDLAYQQQQHGTPTIAIFAAAALFVFLVLAAQYESWKTPLAIVLIVPMCLLASSSGLQLRNMPIDILAQIGFVVLLGLAAKNAILIVEFAKQRQDEDGANAEDAAVQSARNRLRPILMTSFAFIAGVAPLVVATGAGSEMRQSLGTAVFFGMLGVTIFGLLFTPAFYSMIHRVRNKPAVSGVMSRLGIGRSA, encoded by the coding sequence GTGAAGCTCGCTCACTTCTTTATTGACCACCCACGATTCGCCGCGGTGCTCAATATCTTCGTTGTCCTGTTCGGGCTGGCAGCAATGACCACGCTGCCCGTGGCCCAATATCCGGACATCGTTCCTCCAACCATTCAGATTACGACTGCCTATCCAGGCGCGTCTGGCGAGACCATCGCTCGCACGGTAGCCACGCCGCTCGAGCAGGCCATCAACGGCGTGGAAAACATGTCGTACATCAGTAGCCAGTCGACAGGGAACGGATTACTCACCATCACTGTCATTTTCAAGCTCGGCACGGATCCAAATACCGCGCTGATGCTCACCCGCAACCGGGTGCAGGACACGTTGTCCCGGCTGCCACAAGAAGTTCAGCTTCAGGGCGTCCAGGTAAAGAAGACCATTCAAGCCCTGTTGCTTGGTGTGCTCGTCTATTCACCGGACGGTTCGCGCAGCGCAGAGTATCTTTCCAACTACATGCTCCGTGTAAGGGACGAAATCGCACGCGTCCCTGGTGTCGCTGACTTCTGGGTACTCGGCGAGCGCCGCTATGCCATGCGTATCTGGATCGATCCGGATAAGGCAGCCGCATACAACATCAGCGCAAGCGAAATCATGGCAGCACTTCGCGCCCAGAATGCCCAGGTGTCGGCCGGCGCGCTGAATGCACCACCCGTCGCGAACAGCGCGGCATATCAAGTGAACGTCGAAGCGTTGGGACGTCTGACCAAGCCCGAAGAGTTCGGTGACGTCATCATCAAGGCCGACAACAAGGGCCGTGTCACCCGCATCCGCGATGTCGGCCGCGTGGAACTGGGCTCGGTGGACTATGGTTCCAAGGCCTACACCGACCGCCATGTGTCGGCGCCCTGGTGGGTCATCGCCACGCCGGATGCAAACGTGGTTGAAGTGCAGCGTGCGGTCTGGGACAAGATGACGGAGCTCAAGAAGGATTTCCCGCCGGGCGTCGATTACATGAGGACTTACGATCCCACCAACTTCGTAACGTACTCGATTGAGGAAGTCATTCTGACCATCTTTATCGCCATCGTTCTGGTGGTGGGTGTGGTCTACGTGTTCCTCCAGAGCTGGAGAGCCACGATTATCCCGGTGATTGCCATCCCGATTTCGCTGCTCGGCACCTTTACGGTCCTGGCGGCCTTCGGAATGTCGGTGAATAACCTATCACTGTTCGGCTTCGTCCTGGCAGTGGGGATCGTGGTGGACGATGCCATCGTGGTGGTCGAGAATGTCGAGCGCAACATGAGTCTTGGCATGACGCCACGCGAGGCTGCTCGCCGGACGATGACAGAAGTCTCGACGGCTTTGCTTGCCATCGCGTTAACACTGTGTGCCGTGTTCGTCCCGACGGCCTTCCTCTCGGGGATTTCTGGCCTCTTCTTCAAGCAGTTTGCCATCACAATTGCTGCTTCGACGGCTATATCTTGTTTCGTCTCGCTGACGCTGAGCCCGGCTCTGTGCGCAGTCATGCTTAAGCCGCACGAGCACACGCACGCAAAGGCTCATGGCATTGGTGCCTTCATCCGTCAGGGCTTTGGCAAGTTCAACGCCGGTTTCGAATGGCTGTCGGATCGCTACGGCAGGATGACTGCTCGTCTGGCTCGTGCCGGCATGATCGTCGCGTTGGCGTACGTCAGTCTGATCGGCCTTACCGGTCTGCAGATGTCCCGCATGAGCACTGGCTTCATTCCTGACCAGGATATTGGCTATCTCGCAGTGATTGTCAATTTGCCACCAGGGTCAAGCCTCGAGCGTACCCACAAGGTCGTGCGCGAAGTCAATGAAATTGCCCTCAAGACGCCTGGTGTCTCGCACACGTCGGCAACGGCAGGCTTCGATGTCACCACGTCGACCGTGGCGCCAAATGTTGGGACGGTTTTCACTTCCCTGCCTTCGCTCTATGGTGAGCACATAAAGGGTGTCACGGCTGCGTCGATGGTTCAAAGACTGCAGGAGCGGCTGTCTGTCATCAAGGACGCCTATGTCATCGTCGTGCAACCGCCAGCAGTTCAAGGCCTCGGTGCCGCCGGCGGCTTCAAGTTGATGCTGCAGGATCGTGATGGGCTTGGACCGCAGGCCCTGGCCAAGGCAGCAAATACGCTGGTCGCCGCAGCGAACAAGGACAAGTCGTTTGGTGGTGTCTTTACGCTGTACAACGCCGGATCGCCGTCGATCTATGCCGATATTGACCGTCTGAAGGCCGAGAAAATTGGTCTGACGACTACCGATATCTCCTCTACTCTGCAGCTGTATCTTGGCTCGCAATACGTCAATGACTTCAACTATCTCGGCCGCACCTATCAAGTGCTCGCCCAAGGCGACGAAGCGTTCCGCAAGACGCCTGGGGATATTGCGCGGCTGAAGGTGCGCAATGCAAACGGGGAGATGGTTCCTATCGGTTCCGTGGCCACGTTCAGGGATATGACTTCGCCGTATCGCGTGCCACGGCACAACCTGTTCCCGGCAGCTGAAGTGATGGGTGTCGCAGCGCCGGGGGTGGCTTCCGGTACAGCGATAAAGCGCATGGAGGAGCTTGCCAGGGAAGTGTTGCCGCCAGGCATCGGCTTCGAGTGGACCGACCTTGCATATCAGCAGCAGCAGCACGGTACCCCGACGATTGCCATTTTCGCTGCTGCGGCCCTGTTCGTATTCCTCGTGCTGGCCGCGCAATACGAAAGCTGGAAGACGCCGTTGGCCATTGTCCTGATTGTTCCGATGTGCTTGCTTGCATCGTCCTCGGGGCTGCAGCTGCGCAATATGCCGATCGACATCCTGGCCCAGATTGGATTCGTGGTGCTCCTTGGACTAGCGGCGAAGAACGCGATTCTCATCGTCGAATTCGCCAAGCAACGGCAGGATGAGGATGGTGCAAACGCAGAAGATGCGGCAGTGCAATCGGCTCGGAATCGCCTGCGCCCGATTCTGATGACATCGTTCGCCTTCATCGCCGGTGTGGCACCGCTGGTCGTAGCCACCGGCGCCGGTTCTGAGATGCGGCAATCTCTCGGTACCGCGGTGTTCTTCGGAATGCTCGGTGTGACGATCTTCGGTCTGCTGTTCACGCCTGCCTTCTACAGCATGATCCACCGAGTCCGTAACAAACCGGCTGTGTCGGGCGTCATGAGCCGACTCGGCATTGGGAGGTCAGCATGA
- a CDS encoding GreA/GreB family elongation factor, producing MFTTFSCVDLARHQRMVWTISYPEEADFSLGRICVFSPLGIAFLGTRRGGVSECKPALEISLRFVVQEILFQPEAAGVPELNKCRSCH from the coding sequence ATGTTCACGACCTTTTCCTGCGTGGATCTGGCGAGACACCAGCGGATGGTCTGGACCATCAGCTATCCGGAAGAGGCAGATTTTTCCCTCGGCCGGATCTGCGTGTTCTCCCCGCTCGGCATCGCCTTCCTTGGCACACGACGAGGTGGCGTTTCCGAGTGCAAGCCCGCGCTGGAAATCTCCTTGCGGTTCGTTGTTCAAGAAATCCTTTTCCAGCCGGAAGCAGCGGGGGTACCCGAGTTAAACAAATGCCGCTCCTGCCACTAA
- a CDS encoding 3-keto-5-aminohexanoate cleavage protein → MDFIDGSLFPENQQKLVITAAPYGPEWMPSDFPQDIPVTMEEQIQKAVDCYNAGATVLHVHVREADGKGSKRLSKFNELLAGIRARVPDMILQVGGSISFAPEGEGDVARWLSDDTRHMLAELKPTPDQVTIAINTNQMNVVEQMCAADVAGTSLAEPANYRAYREMTIPAGPEWVEEHIRRLSSNGIQTHFQLANIAQLETVERMMRRGTCNVPLILTWVAIGGGFEAPNLYNLANFVRACPNGSVLTLETSMLNVLPLNMMAIAMGLHVRCGIEDNIWTQRRDRKMGTVEQIEQLVRISREFGRDVASAKEAREIYKIGTFYDGANETLAANGFAPNRKPGQVGFTQHACR, encoded by the coding sequence ATGGATTTCATCGACGGTTCACTGTTCCCGGAGAACCAGCAGAAGCTGGTCATCACAGCAGCCCCTTACGGCCCGGAATGGATGCCCTCGGATTTTCCGCAGGATATTCCGGTGACGATGGAGGAGCAGATCCAGAAGGCGGTGGACTGCTACAACGCCGGCGCTACCGTGCTGCATGTTCACGTACGCGAAGCCGATGGGAAAGGCTCGAAGCGCCTGTCCAAGTTCAATGAGTTGCTTGCCGGCATCCGGGCACGCGTGCCGGACATGATCCTGCAAGTGGGTGGATCGATCTCGTTTGCGCCGGAGGGCGAAGGGGATGTGGCCAGGTGGCTGTCGGACGATACCCGCCACATGCTGGCGGAACTGAAGCCGACGCCGGACCAGGTGACGATCGCGATCAACACCAACCAGATGAACGTGGTCGAGCAGATGTGCGCGGCAGATGTGGCCGGAACATCCCTGGCCGAGCCGGCAAATTATCGCGCCTATCGCGAGATGACCATCCCCGCCGGACCGGAATGGGTGGAAGAGCATATCCGCCGGCTCAGCAGCAACGGTATCCAGACCCACTTCCAGCTTGCCAACATCGCGCAACTGGAAACGGTGGAGCGGATGATGCGACGGGGCACCTGCAACGTGCCATTGATCCTGACCTGGGTAGCGATCGGCGGCGGCTTCGAAGCGCCCAACCTCTACAACCTGGCGAACTTCGTGCGAGCTTGCCCCAATGGTTCGGTGCTGACCCTGGAAACCTCGATGCTCAACGTGCTTCCGCTCAACATGATGGCGATCGCCATGGGGCTGCACGTGCGTTGCGGTATCGAGGACAACATCTGGACGCAGCGGCGGGACCGCAAGATGGGCACGGTCGAACAGATCGAGCAACTCGTGCGCATCTCGCGAGAATTCGGCCGGGATGTTGCCAGTGCGAAGGAAGCGCGTGAGATCTACAAGATCGGCACGTTCTACGACGGCGCCAATGAGACGCTGGCGGCTAATGGCTTCGCGCCAAACCGCAAGCCAGGCCAGGTCGGGTTCACGCAGCACGCCTGCCGCTGA
- a CDS encoding multidrug effflux MFS transporter, translated as MSLKHPEGRAQVSATTRTGPRFTILVGGLVMLGQFAIGTYLPAFGSLSTALSASPAQVQQSLTAYMLPFGLMMLWHGAISDAIGRRRSVLAGLALFALGSLVCSAASQIETLYAGRIMQGLSAGVGAVVGRAMVRDVASGATAQRQLALVGMLFALAPALAPVCGGWLLAWADWRSIFLFLALLSAGLLWACWRWLPETLPPPERHVLHPIRLAQAYGNVLSHRSFVLLALANAGVNMAIYVYVLGAPNFVTQHLGLNAQSFAWLFVPIVVGLLSGSLALFRLAGRVSPWKTIALGHIVMFGAASVNLSLGVFHAPALPWTVIALPWFAFGMMLTQPSLQLLALDCAPARRGLAASCYLTFQQVGNALLSAVVMPLLAVSLTRMALGMLSIQCIGALLAYLALRSMDRSQPLSGDPPSYQSDDLR; from the coding sequence ATGAGCCTGAAGCATCCGGAGGGACGAGCGCAGGTGTCGGCCACAACCAGAACCGGGCCTCGCTTTACGATACTCGTGGGCGGCCTTGTGATGCTGGGCCAATTCGCCATCGGGACCTATCTACCGGCCTTCGGCTCGCTCAGCACGGCATTGTCGGCCAGTCCGGCACAAGTACAGCAGTCTCTGACGGCATACATGCTTCCCTTCGGGCTGATGATGCTGTGGCACGGAGCAATCTCCGACGCAATCGGCCGTCGCAGATCCGTCCTCGCCGGACTCGCCCTGTTCGCCCTGGGGTCGCTGGTCTGTTCAGCGGCTTCGCAGATAGAGACCCTGTACGCCGGCCGCATCATGCAGGGGCTGAGTGCGGGTGTAGGGGCCGTCGTTGGCCGAGCTATGGTCCGGGACGTTGCCAGTGGGGCAACCGCTCAAAGACAACTGGCACTGGTCGGCATGCTGTTCGCGCTGGCCCCCGCCCTGGCACCGGTCTGCGGTGGCTGGCTGCTGGCCTGGGCGGATTGGCGCAGCATCTTTCTCTTTCTTGCTCTGCTGTCCGCAGGCTTGCTCTGGGCTTGCTGGCGGTGGCTGCCTGAAACCCTGCCGCCACCTGAACGGCATGTGCTGCACCCCATCCGGCTTGCTCAGGCGTATGGCAACGTTCTTTCCCACCGCAGCTTTGTCTTGTTGGCGCTGGCCAATGCTGGCGTCAACATGGCCATCTACGTCTATGTACTCGGTGCTCCCAATTTCGTTACGCAGCACCTCGGATTGAATGCGCAATCCTTCGCATGGCTGTTCGTGCCGATTGTCGTGGGATTGCTGTCAGGCTCGCTCGCGCTGTTTCGTCTAGCTGGCAGGGTGAGTCCATGGAAGACCATCGCGCTTGGGCACATCGTCATGTTCGGCGCGGCATCGGTCAATCTTTCCCTCGGCGTGTTCCATGCACCCGCGCTGCCGTGGACCGTGATCGCTCTGCCATGGTTCGCCTTCGGCATGATGCTGACCCAGCCGAGCCTGCAATTGCTGGCTCTGGATTGCGCCCCGGCGCGTCGGGGCCTGGCGGCCAGTTGCTACCTGACGTTTCAGCAGGTCGGGAATGCGTTGTTGTCCGCGGTGGTCATGCCGCTCCTTGCTGTCTCCCTCACGCGAATGGCACTCGGCATGCTGTCGATCCAATGCATTGGCGCGCTCCTGGCATACTTGGCGCTACGTTCGATGGACCGATCGCAACCGCTCAGTGGCGATCCACCGTCGTATCAGTCCGACGACCTGAGATGA